One Thomasclavelia spiroformis DSM 1552 DNA window includes the following coding sequences:
- a CDS encoding IS3 family transposase produces the protein MKKRTERYTGCFRSPKKGYWHTGQLTKQDLYKRIKEKSKKDKQTSVTGMLKKLQLSKSGYYEYLKRKPCKQKIRKARITERIKKIYKDSKEIYGAPKITEILKKEGEKISEKYVGNIMRENNIKAHYIKPYTITTKDCDFSNKLKNILNRDFNPKAPNQAWCTDITYIWTADEGFVYLTSIMDLYSRKIIAWTLSKTLEVDEVLKCLETAKKRRKSAKPIVIHADRGVHYTSKKYKRLTKQMKRSYSQKGTPWDNACIESYHALIKREWLNRFKIINYNHAYKLVFEYIEGFYNTIRVHSHCDYKSPNEYEHDYLISIN, from the coding sequence ATTAAAAAAAGAACTGAAAGATACACAGGATGCTTTAGAAGTCCTAAAAAAGGCTATTGGCATACTGGGCAATTAACTAAGCAGGATCTTTATAAAAGGATAAAAGAAAAATCTAAAAAAGATAAACAGACTTCAGTTACCGGTATGCTAAAAAAATTACAACTGAGTAAATCAGGATATTATGAATATTTGAAAAGAAAACCATGTAAACAAAAAATCAGAAAAGCTAGAATCACAGAAAGAATCAAGAAAATCTATAAGGATTCAAAAGAAATATATGGAGCTCCTAAAATAACTGAAATACTAAAAAAAGAGGGAGAAAAAATAAGTGAAAAATATGTAGGAAACATAATGAGGGAAAACAATATTAAAGCTCATTATATCAAACCATATACAATAACAACAAAAGACTGTGATTTTTCAAATAAACTAAAAAATATTCTAAACCGAGATTTTAATCCAAAAGCACCAAATCAGGCATGGTGTACTGATATAACATATATCTGGACAGCAGATGAAGGATTTGTATATTTAACCAGTATAATGGATCTCTATTCAAGAAAAATAATAGCATGGACATTAAGCAAAACATTAGAAGTAGATGAAGTATTAAAATGTCTGGAAACAGCTAAAAAAAGAAGAAAAAGCGCAAAACCAATAGTAATCCATGCAGATCGCGGAGTGCACTATACATCGAAGAAATACAAAAGATTAACTAAGCAGATGAAAAGAAGCTATTCACAAAAAGGAACACCGTGGGATAATGCGTGTATAGAATCATATCATGCATTGATAAAAAGGGAATGGCTGAACAGATTTAAGATTATAAATTATAATCATGCATATAAGCTGGTATTTGAATACATAGAAGGATTTTATAATACAATAAGAGTACATTCACATTGTGATTATAAATCACCTAATGAATATGAGCATGATTATTTAATTAGTATCAATTAA
- a CDS encoding Hsp20/alpha crystallin family protein gives MMMPSIFGENLFDDWMDSFEEEFFGRKNPLYGKHAKNMMKTDVRETDGTYEVDIDLPGFKKEDISVSFENGYLTVSTNKTLDRDDKDKDGKYIRQERYAGSMSRSFFIGKNIPKEDIKAKYEDGVLRLSVPKKDIKVIENNTISIE, from the coding sequence ATGATGATGCCTAGTATTTTTGGAGAAAATTTATTTGATGATTGGATGGATTCTTTTGAAGAAGAATTTTTTGGAAGAAAAAATCCACTATATGGTAAACATGCAAAGAATATGATGAAAACAGATGTGCGTGAAACAGATGGCACATACGAAGTAGATATTGATTTACCTGGTTTTAAAAAAGAAGATATTTCAGTTTCATTTGAAAATGGATATTTAACTGTATCTACAAATAAAACTCTTGATCGAGATGATAAAGATAAAGACGGTAAATATATTCGCCAAGAAAGATATGCAGGAAGCATGTCAAGAAGCTTTTTTATCGGAAAGAATATTCCTAAAGAAGATATCAAAGCTAAATATGAAGATGGTGTATTGAGATTATCAGTACCTAAAAAAGATATCAAGGTTATTGAAAACAATACAATTAGTATTGAATAA
- a CDS encoding transposase produces MIQCHKLKSKIEKGYMMMTKPTFTDEFKQGVVQYVLEHPDESKVAIAKQFGIADSTVHKWLKDASSNDGVINSRGSGNYSSDEAKEIARLKKELKDTQDALEVLKKAIGILGN; encoded by the coding sequence ATGATACAATGTCATAAGCTTAAATCAAAAATAGAAAAGGGGTATATGATGATGACTAAACCAACATTTACAGATGAATTTAAACAGGGAGTTGTTCAATATGTTTTAGAACATCCTGATGAATCTAAAGTAGCTATAGCTAAACAGTTTGGTATTGCTGATAGCACTGTTCATAAATGGCTTAAAGATGCCAGTAGTAATGACGGCGTAATTAATTCAAGAGGAAGCGGTAATTATTCAAGTGACGAAGCTAAAGAAATAGCCAGATTAAAAAAAGAACTGAAAGATACACAGGATGCTTTAGAAGTCCTAAAAAAGGCTATTGGCATACTGGGCAATTAA
- a CDS encoding transposase family protein translates to MQEFINMLSPDLEFVSMHSNDDCIIFQVQSKIKDPICPYCGTPSQKCHLKYKKSFNNLPVHGKNVVIEIINRKIFCNNLVLCQEKVPDYTNMKQVTI, encoded by the coding sequence ATGCAGGAATTTATTAATATGCTGAGTCCTGATTTAGAATTTGTTTCAATGCATTCAAATGATGATTGTATTATTTTTCAAGTACAGTCTAAAATAAAAGATCCTATATGTCCTTACTGTGGGACACCATCACAAAAATGTCATTTAAAATATAAAAAATCCTTTAACAATCTACCTGTGCATGGTAAAAATGTTGTAATTGAAATTATTAATCGAAAAATATTTTGTAACAATTTGGTACTATGTCAAGAAAAAGTACCAGATTACACAAACATGAAACAAGTGACGATATAA
- a CDS encoding cupin domain-containing protein, with product MSRKSTRLHKHETSDDINYVVSGTGKAICDGKEELLNAGTCHICKKGSKHSIINTGNEDLVLCQDFGLHKCKKFN from the coding sequence ATGTCAAGAAAAAGTACCAGATTACACAAACATGAAACAAGTGACGATATAAATTATGTTGTTTCTGGTACAGGGAAAGCCATTTGTGACGGAAAAGAAGAATTGTTAAATGCGGGTACTTGTCATATCTGCAAGAAAGGTTCCAAACACAGCATTATCAATACTGGAAATGAAGATTTGGTACTATGTCAAGATTTTGGACTACATAAATGTAAGAAATTTAATTAA
- a CDS encoding IS3 family transposase, whose protein sequence is MKEKSKKDKQTSVTGMLKKLQLSKSGYYEYLKRKPCKQKIRKARITERIKKIYKDSKEIYGAPKITEILKKEGEKISEKYVGNIMRENNIKAHYIKPYTITTKDCDFSNKLKNILNRDFNPKAPNQAWCTDITYIWTADEGFVYLTSIMDLYSRKIIAWTLSKTLEVDEVLKCLETAKKRRKSAKPIVIHADRGVHYTSKKYKRLTKQMKRSYSQKGTPWDNACIESYHALIKREWLNRFKIINYNHAYKLVFEYIEGFYNTIRVHSHCDYKSPNEYEHDYLISIN, encoded by the coding sequence ATAAAAGAAAAATCTAAAAAAGATAAACAGACTTCAGTTACCGGTATGCTAAAAAAATTACAACTGAGTAAATCAGGATATTATGAATATTTGAAAAGAAAACCATGTAAACAAAAAATCAGAAAAGCTAGAATCACAGAAAGAATCAAGAAGATCTATAAGGATTCAAAAGAAATATATGGAGCTCCTAAAATAACTGAAATACTAAAAAAAGAGGGAGAAAAAATAAGTGAAAAATATGTAGGAAACATAATGAGGGAAAACAATATTAAAGCTCATTATATCAAACCATATACAATAACAACAAAAGACTGTGATTTTTCAAATAAACTAAAAAATATTCTAAACCGAGATTTTAATCCAAAAGCACCAAATCAGGCATGGTGTACTGATATAACATATATCTGGACAGCAGATGAAGGATTTGTATATTTAACCAGTATAATGGATCTCTATTCAAGAAAAATAATAGCATGGACATTAAGCAAAACATTAGAAGTAGATGAAGTATTAAAATGTCTGGAAACAGCTAAAAAAAGAAGAAAAAGCGCAAAACCAATAGTAATCCATGCAGATCGCGGAGTGCACTATACATCGAAGAAATACAAAAGATTAACTAAGCAGATGAAAAGAAGCTATTCACAAAAAGGAACACCGTGGGATAATGCGTGTATAGAATCATATCATGCATTGATAAAAAGGGAATGGCTGAACAGATTTAAGATTATAAATTATAATCATGCATATAAGCTGGTATTTGAATACATAGAAGGATTTTATAATACAATAAGAGTACATTCACATTGTGATTATAAATCACCTAATGAATATGAGCATGATTATTTAATTAGTATCAATTAA
- a CDS encoding transposase produces MIQCHKLKSKIEKGYMMMTKPTFTDEFKQGVVQYVLEHPDESKVAIAKQFGIADSTVHKWLKDASSNDGVINSRGSGNYSSDEAKEIARLKKELKDTQDALEVLKKAIGILGN; encoded by the coding sequence ATGATACAATGTCATAAGCTTAAATCAAAAATAGAAAAGGGGTATATGATGATGACTAAACCAACATTTACAGATGAATTTAAACAGGGAGTTGTTCAATATGTTTTAGAACATCCTGATGAATCTAAAGTAGCTATAGCTAAACAGTTTGGTATTGCTGATAGCACTGTTCATAAATGGCTTAAAGATGCCAGTAGTAATGACGGCGTAATTAATTCAAGAGGAAGCGGTAATTATTCAAGTGACGAAGCTAAAGAAATTGCCAGATTAAAAAAAGAACTGAAAGATACACAGGATGCTTTAGAAGTCCTAAAAAAGGCTATTGGCATACTGGGCAATTAA
- a CDS encoding glycoside hydrolase domain-containing protein — translation MIKKFFKVLVSSMMAFMYVMPSVATTTFAKEDYLVVDDNVTSTTLQNYFIYSESEDDAGLTGWSNSDAKIGEGELKTQHWVWNENNTEASKHSYQFTFVGTGVELIGITPTGSSKNIYKLDEGESEEVTLETTGVAKEQVLYSVKNLAYGTHTITVLLPNDGSQKGLQVSYAKVYGSRAEIEETTTISHKKTSGTSNKFTFSDGHWLGDSDEHTWSTIPPKDNPKEVYYTVDFVGHAIDIYAGKNKPMGYVAYYVDDIFYGEYSLYNKENINSTLIKKIDGLSEGKHTLKAVATGKKEDAATNTGIDCAKVVVYHAPYAVNGIEIADKNITLIEGATHQITYSVTPDYADLKDVRYETADSNIASVNAKGEIIAEGVGDTIITVISDAYSIKEEINVTVEQGTLSLHGSIVDIDTQYTQETYDKVNELGLTSKKLFGWKNDRLLSEIALITKGCSLKNVKVTATDLVSGDNTISKDNITTTFIKSTKAYNGPFLGYGSTTRPVPEDNGKNRGESSDILYQTSPINVGFNKVQPVWVELYIPKNAVAGKYTTTLTVEADGLDNPLTFTYIVDIKDVTLKDADEYRDSFDIELWQYPYASAEYYGVVPFSDEHLEIMKSGMELYKSIGGHAITTTIVEEAWGGQTYSKNDVHYPSMVKWTKNTDGSFNYDYTDFDKWVEFNKSLGIGDKIVLYSIAPWHNSFAYWEGNKLTYESYTVGSDRYKKVWGDFLKDLIDHLMEKGWFYDSYIGIDERGFDGRAFDLIDSVVNINDVPLKTAGAMDHFTTKKDLALRVTDLNVGDTAAAANPEAFSELVKEREALGYKTTLYSCTEHQPGNFSLSAPVESYWSLINAGQETGGFLRWAYDAWVEDPLNDATHNAFEPGDCFLIYPDVKGTENPVSKSSVRLERMGEGVRDVNKIKQILAEIPRLQTDVDVMYSKVTQIARTVNNRYMTEAEIEKLAEEMNTFKSDLNDLTDKYIKLKENGTNDVESVEINENNVEVTLNGTKQLTAKVLPENVLNSNVYWESSNEKIVSVDKNGVVTGNKLGSATIKAVSSQDKTKFDTIKVTVTTVKIDEESQEYYYPFEGNADDSWGDRNGTVNEAQFKDGKSGNALYIDNEKQNVTFEEDNKFNQDSSWSVSYWVNCTAELNKRVSVLMDRGLDFSFDLKMSPTRDAGFHVGKKDGDVLTFAYPFKENNWYHIVWTQSKQDGLSMYVNGKFFANNNWTKTGKTLAPIDVIGGTGFTGYIDELKVYNRVLSQAEVTSDMLLKGLNVSEKNVNMFLNETYQIETNLISDNVDKTITYKSLNPLVATVNDEGTVTAVAKGKAIIVVENKAGGFREEVEINVEKKINIKNVLKTYELPEKYLSDVEKAPGTDRQYLGQPDMVRTKSGRLITAYPKGHGKGPIIMKISDDNGETWTEKENTPKSWVGSQETPTMYVLNLEDGTERIMLITACPGWGTDNDGNTYGWNTSYSDDNGETWTEYKHFYEKIRGNDDNDAIVAMASLVQLKDKDGNYIQKWMGIYHNYAYENFKTYLTFDENGNEVWSEPETFLQDYRSIEKEYQMCEIGMFRSPDGERIVGLARSQSHKNPTTLIYSDDEGETWSKPIDLPGSLAGERHKATYDPISGRLLITFREIQYDLNDNGKFDGGNDWHCGEWVAWVGTYEDLMNQEDGDYVIQLEEDWAQNTYSGDTGYTGVVVLEDGTFIMDSYGHWNREFSENWGWGKVTTDLCYIKQAKFKIGHLENAYGLVNRDSLNEYIEKVKKELLPEDSYTEKSYAEFIEAYNHALDVQDDDFSQQVQVDKTLDVLKKGFESLVKKPVVDFNKFYKLLKEANALNKDDYTKESFDVLRAAISVAEKIDENATQEQVDSATKLLLDAMDGLVKVNKLPWTPLEPSKPLEPSKPLEPSKPIKPAEPIEDEKEDNANPITGNTNNVALYSTFAVISLIALGAIIIKQRITNNQNY, via the coding sequence ATGATAAAAAAATTTTTTAAGGTTTTAGTGAGTAGTATGATGGCCTTTATGTATGTTATGCCATCAGTAGCAACTACAACATTTGCAAAAGAAGACTATCTAGTAGTAGATGACAATGTAACATCCACTACTCTTCAAAATTATTTTATTTATAGTGAAAGCGAAGATGATGCGGGATTAACTGGTTGGTCCAATTCAGATGCTAAAATCGGTGAAGGCGAATTAAAAACACAGCACTGGGTTTGGAATGAGAATAATACCGAAGCAAGTAAACATAGTTATCAGTTTACTTTCGTAGGTACAGGTGTTGAATTAATTGGAATAACTCCGACTGGTTCATCAAAAAATATTTACAAACTTGATGAAGGGGAATCAGAGGAAGTTACACTTGAAACTACAGGGGTAGCAAAAGAACAAGTTTTATATTCCGTTAAAAATTTAGCGTATGGAACTCATACTATAACTGTATTATTACCAAATGATGGAAGTCAAAAAGGTTTACAAGTTAGTTATGCTAAAGTGTATGGTTCTAGAGCAGAAATAGAAGAAACAACTACAATTTCTCATAAAAAAACTTCAGGAACTAGCAATAAATTTACTTTCTCAGATGGACATTGGTTAGGTGATAGTGATGAGCATACTTGGTCAACAATTCCTCCAAAAGATAATCCAAAAGAAGTTTATTATACTGTAGATTTTGTTGGACATGCTATTGATATCTATGCTGGAAAAAACAAACCAATGGGTTATGTTGCATATTATGTAGATGATATTTTTTATGGAGAATATAGTTTATATAATAAGGAGAATATTAACTCTACGTTGATAAAAAAAATCGATGGATTAAGTGAAGGTAAACATACTTTAAAAGCTGTTGCTACAGGTAAGAAAGAAGATGCTGCAACAAACACAGGAATAGACTGTGCTAAGGTAGTTGTATATCATGCTCCATATGCTGTAAATGGTATTGAGATTGCAGATAAAAATATCACCTTAATTGAGGGTGCAACACATCAAATTACTTATTCAGTTACACCAGATTACGCTGACTTAAAAGATGTACGTTATGAAACAGCTGATTCAAATATTGCTTCAGTTAATGCAAAGGGCGAAATTATTGCCGAAGGAGTAGGAGACACTATAATTACTGTAATTTCTGATGCATATAGCATTAAAGAAGAAATAAATGTTACGGTTGAGCAAGGGACTTTAAGTTTACATGGTAGTATTGTAGATATTGATACTCAATATACTCAAGAAACTTATGATAAAGTTAATGAGCTAGGATTAACATCAAAAAAATTATTTGGGTGGAAAAATGATAGATTATTATCAGAAATTGCATTAATTACAAAAGGATGTTCGTTGAAAAATGTGAAAGTTACTGCAACGGATTTAGTAAGTGGAGATAATACTATTAGTAAAGATAATATTACTACTACGTTTATTAAATCGACGAAAGCTTATAATGGACCATTTTTAGGATATGGTAGCACAACACGTCCTGTACCTGAAGATAATGGGAAAAATAGAGGAGAAAGTTCTGATATTTTATATCAAACATCCCCAATTAATGTTGGATTCAATAAAGTTCAACCAGTTTGGGTTGAACTTTATATTCCAAAAAACGCTGTAGCTGGTAAATATACAACAACTTTAACAGTGGAAGCTGATGGCTTAGATAACCCATTAACATTTACTTATATAGTTGATATTAAAGATGTAACTTTAAAAGATGCTGACGAATATAGGGATTCATTTGATATTGAATTATGGCAATATCCTTATGCGTCTGCTGAGTATTATGGTGTAGTTCCTTTCAGTGATGAACATTTAGAAATCATGAAATCTGGAATGGAACTATATAAAAGTATTGGTGGTCATGCAATCACAACCACAATTGTAGAAGAAGCATGGGGTGGACAAACTTATAGTAAAAATGATGTTCATTACCCATCAATGGTTAAATGGACTAAAAATACAGATGGTTCATTTAATTATGATTATACAGATTTTGATAAATGGGTTGAATTTAATAAATCATTGGGAATTGGAGATAAAATCGTACTTTATAGTATTGCGCCGTGGCATAATTCATTTGCTTACTGGGAAGGAAATAAATTGACTTACGAATCATACACAGTTGGAAGTGATCGTTATAAAAAAGTTTGGGGAGATTTCCTAAAAGATTTGATTGATCATCTAATGGAAAAAGGTTGGTTTTATGATTCATATATTGGAATTGATGAAAGAGGATTTGATGGAAGAGCATTTGATTTAATTGATTCAGTTGTAAATATTAATGATGTTCCTTTAAAAACTGCTGGAGCAATGGATCATTTCACAACTAAAAAAGATTTAGCTCTAAGAGTTACTGATTTAAATGTTGGGGACACTGCAGCGGCAGCAAATCCAGAAGCGTTTAGTGAATTAGTAAAAGAACGTGAAGCTTTAGGATATAAAACTACGTTATATTCTTGTACTGAACATCAACCAGGAAATTTCTCTTTAAGTGCACCAGTAGAAAGTTATTGGTCACTAATTAATGCTGGTCAAGAAACTGGAGGATTCTTACGTTGGGCATATGATGCATGGGTTGAAGATCCATTAAATGACGCAACTCATAACGCATTTGAGCCTGGCGATTGTTTCTTAATCTATCCAGATGTAAAAGGTACTGAAAACCCTGTTTCAAAAAGTTCTGTTCGTTTAGAAAGAATGGGGGAAGGGGTTCGTGATGTTAACAAAATTAAACAAATATTAGCTGAAATTCCTAGGCTACAAACTGATGTTGACGTAATGTATTCTAAAGTTACCCAAATTGCCAGAACGGTTAATAATAGATACATGACAGAAGCAGAAATCGAAAAATTAGCTGAAGAAATGAATACCTTCAAATCTGATTTAAATGACTTAACTGATAAATATATCAAATTAAAAGAAAATGGTACTAATGACGTTGAAAGTGTTGAGATTAATGAAAATAATGTAGAAGTTACATTAAACGGTACAAAACAATTAACTGCAAAAGTATTACCTGAAAATGTATTAAATTCAAACGTTTACTGGGAAAGTTCGAATGAAAAAATTGTCTCAGTAGACAAAAATGGAGTTGTTACAGGAAATAAATTAGGCTCTGCAACAATTAAAGCAGTATCATCACAAGATAAAACCAAGTTTGATACAATAAAAGTGACTGTTACTACAGTTAAAATAGATGAAGAATCTCAAGAATACTATTATCCATTTGAGGGAAATGCTGATGATTCTTGGGGTGATAGAAATGGTACAGTAAATGAAGCACAATTTAAAGATGGAAAGTCCGGAAATGCATTATATATTGACAATGAAAAACAGAATGTTACTTTTGAAGAAGATAATAAATTTAATCAAGATTCTTCATGGTCAGTAAGTTACTGGGTGAATTGTACTGCAGAATTAAATAAACGTGTTTCCGTATTAATGGATCGAGGTTTAGATTTCTCATTCGACTTAAAAATGTCTCCAACACGTGATGCGGGATTCCATGTTGGTAAAAAAGATGGAGATGTTTTAACATTTGCATATCCATTTAAAGAAAATAATTGGTACCACATTGTCTGGACTCAAAGTAAGCAAGACGGTTTATCAATGTATGTAAATGGTAAATTTTTTGCGAATAATAACTGGACAAAAACTGGAAAAACATTAGCTCCTATTGATGTTATTGGTGGAACAGGATTTACTGGATATATTGATGAATTAAAAGTTTATAATCGAGTATTAAGTCAAGCTGAAGTTACTTCTGATATGTTATTAAAAGGTTTAAATGTTAGTGAAAAAAATGTTAATATGTTCTTAAATGAAACTTATCAAATTGAAACTAATTTAATTAGTGATAATGTTGATAAAACAATTACATATAAATCATTAAACCCTCTAGTTGCTACTGTAAATGATGAAGGAACTGTAACAGCAGTAGCAAAAGGTAAAGCAATCATTGTTGTTGAAAATAAAGCTGGTGGATTTAGAGAAGAAGTTGAAATTAATGTTGAAAAGAAAATTAATATTAAAAACGTGTTGAAAACATATGAACTTCCAGAAAAATACTTAAGTGATGTTGAAAAGGCACCAGGTACTGATCGTCAATATTTAGGTCAACCAGATATGGTTAGAACTAAATCTGGTCGCTTAATTACGGCTTATCCTAAAGGACATGGAAAAGGACCTATCATCATGAAAATTAGTGATGATAATGGAGAAACATGGACTGAAAAAGAAAACACTCCAAAATCATGGGTTGGATCTCAAGAAACACCTACTATGTATGTCTTAAATCTCGAAGATGGAACTGAACGTATTATGTTGATTACTGCTTGTCCTGGATGGGGGACTGACAACGATGGCAATACTTATGGATGGAATACTAGTTATTCTGATGATAATGGAGAAACATGGACAGAATACAAACATTTCTATGAGAAGATTCGTGGAAATGATGATAATGATGCAATCGTTGCGATGGCAAGTTTAGTGCAACTTAAAGATAAAGATGGAAATTATATCCAAAAATGGATGGGTATTTATCATAACTATGCTTATGAAAACTTCAAAACATACTTAACATTTGATGAAAATGGTAATGAGGTATGGAGTGAACCAGAGACTTTTTTACAAGATTATCGGTCAATTGAAAAAGAATATCAAATGTGTGAAATTGGAATGTTTAGATCTCCTGACGGTGAACGTATCGTTGGTCTTGCTAGAAGCCAATCACATAAAAATCCAACAACATTAATTTATTCAGATGATGAAGGTGAAACATGGTCTAAGCCAATAGATTTACCAGGTTCTTTAGCTGGAGAACGTCATAAAGCTACTTACGATCCAATTAGTGGGAGATTGTTAATTACTTTCCGAGAAATTCAATATGATTTAAACGACAATGGTAAATTTGATGGCGGTAATGACTGGCACTGTGGTGAATGGGTTGCGTGGGTTGGAACTTATGAAGATTTAATGAACCAAGAAGATGGTGATTATGTTATCCAATTAGAAGAAGATTGGGCTCAAAATACATATTCTGGTGATACAGGATATACTGGTGTAGTTGTCCTAGAAGACGGTACATTTATCATGGATTCTTATGGTCACTGGAATCGTGAATTCTCTGAAAATTGGGGATGGGGTAAAGTAACAACTGACTTATGTTATATCAAACAAGCAAAATTTAAAATTGGTCATTTAGAAAATGCCTATGGATTAGTAAATCGAGATTCATTAAACGAATACATTGAGAAAGTGAAAAAAGAATTATTACCAGAAGATTCTTATACTGAAAAATCATATGCAGAATTCATAGAAGCATATAATCATGCTTTAGATGTACAGGATGATGATTTCTCACAACAAGTTCAAGTTGATAAAACTTTAGATGTATTAAAAAAAGGTTTTGAATCATTGGTAAAGAAACCAGTAGTAGATTTTAATAAATTTTATAAACTATTAAAAGAAGCAAACGCACTAAATAAAGATGATTATACAAAAGAATCATTTGATGTATTACGTGCTGCTATAAGCGTAGCAGAAAAAATTGATGAAAATGCTACACAAGAACAAGTTGATTCAGCTACTAAATTACTACTAGACGCTATGGATGGTTTAGTTAAAGTGAATAAACTTCCTTGGACTCCACTTGAACCAAGTAAACCACTTGAACCAAGTAAACCACTTGAACCAAGTAAACCAATAAAACCTGCAGAACCTATTGAAGATGAAAAGGAAGATAATGCTAATCCAATAACAGGTAATACAAACAATGTTGCGTTATATAGTACATTTGCAGTGATATCATTAATTGCTCTTGGTGCTATAATCATTAAACAAAGAATAACGAATAATCAAAATTATTAA